A single genomic interval of Helianthus annuus cultivar XRQ/B chromosome 6, HanXRQr2.0-SUNRISE, whole genome shotgun sequence harbors:
- the LOC110865603 gene encoding uncharacterized protein LOC110865603, translating into MADARNINDDNDDNNDAARQEAFENRVTEVAEGVIQANLPRLAQEVESRVLGVVDAMMTNKFEELKELIEGSKSKGKERRCTYKDFMACHPMTYDGKIDPVECQRWVSNIEAVFIRSRCDKEDQVMFATGLLTHQAKDWWDAHSKEIGEDRLQAMTWQEFKGPFMRYHCPQSAIDKIQEDFLRLRQKNESVNEIANNFMDKMKFCGELVTTERMKISRFYGVLKAEERGEKRPSEKGASFSPSKKGKFQDQGRKGKSKGGITPCKTCGKLHTGECLLGKKGCFKCGKEGHSSYQCLDNPKTCFNCFEKGHIKSECPKLQQGSKKEDRKQEGSRAKGRMFQITSEEAKSQPNMVSGVKEEGTSTKQAEGAQDRGKAPL; encoded by the exons ATGGCCGATGCAAGAAATAtcaatgatgataatgatgataacaaTGATGCGGCTAGACAAGAAGCATTCGAGAACAGAGTTACAGAAGTAGCGGAAGGGGTTATACAAGCCAATCTTCCACGGTTGGCTCAAGAAGTAGAAAGCCGAGTTCTAGGGGTTGTGGATGCTATGATGACTAATAAGTTCGAAGAGTTGAAGGAATTAATCGAAGGATCCAAGAGTAAAGGTAAGGAACGAAGGTGCACTTACAAGGATTTTATGGCATGCCATCCGATGACGTATGACGGTAAAATTGACCCAGTCGAATGTCAAAGATGGGTCTCGAATATAGAGGCGGTGTTTATACGAAGCCGGTGCGATAAGGAGGACCAAGTGATGTTCGCTACCGGTTTACTAACCCATcaagcgaaagattggtgggatgcgcACAGCAAGGAAATAGGCGAAGATAGGCTGCAAGCTATGACTTGGCAAGAGTTCAAGGGGCCCTTCATGAGATATCATTGTCCTCAGTCGGCGATCGACAAGATTCAGGAGGATTTCTTACGCCTCCGGCAGAAAAACGAATCAGTGAATGAAATAGCAAACAattttatggataagatgaagttctgtggAGAATTGGTAACAACCGAGAGGATGAAGATAAGTCGCTTCTATGGCGTGTTAAAAGCAGAA GAGCGAGGTGAAAAGAGGCCGAGTGAAAAAGGTGCAAGTTTTAGTCCATCCAAAAAGGGGAAGTTTCAGGATCAAGGAAGAAAGGGTAAGTCGAAAGGTGGGATTACACCATGCAAGACATGTGGAAAGCTCCATACCGGAGAGTGTTTGCTAGGTAAGAAGGGGTGCTTTAAATGTGGTAAGGAGGGGCATTCGTCCTATCAATGCCTGGATAACCCAAAGACTTGTTTCAACTGTTtcgaaaaagggcatatcaagtcGGAATGCCCAAAGCTTCAACAAGGGTCAAAGAAAGAAGATAGGAAGCAAGAGGGTTCTAGGGCAAAGGGGAGAATGTTTCAGATCACGTCTGAAGAAGCCAAGTCCCAGCCAAATATGGTCTCAG GCGTGAAAGAAGAAGGTACAAGCACTAAGCAAGCGGAAGGagcacaagatcgag GTAAAGCACCTCTATAG